From Bos mutus isolate GX-2022 chromosome 5, NWIPB_WYAK_1.1, whole genome shotgun sequence, one genomic window encodes:
- the LOC138987956 gene encoding C-type lectin domain family 2 member H-like isoform X2: MTSTEVFLKILETDPTYRENTEAWRSGKDLQKKCLAITSSVTPAKLCWCILIILILVALNVVTLSILLAVRSRETDLQVVYVTCPKGWIGFGNKCFYFSEDSENWTLSQISCTSVGAVLAQFETEEELNFLTRYKDIFDYWIGLSRESSHHAWKWTDNSKLNVPFVIQGTGECAYLTDSGVSSGKRYVIRKRICSKTNSNVSISLDAL, encoded by the exons ATGACATCAACAGAGGTGTTTTTGAAAATCTTAGAGACAGACCCTACCTATAGAGAGAACACAGAGGCGTGGAGATCTG GCAAAGATCTCCAAAAGAAATGCCTAGCAATTACCTCTTCTGTTACACCTGCCAAGCTTTGCTGGTGCATCCTGATTATTCTTATACTTGTAGCTCTAAATGTGGTGACACTTTCCATTCTTCTGGCAG tgagaagcagagagacagacTTACAAGTTGTGTATGTCACCTGCCCAAAAGGATGGATTGGATTTGGGaataagtgtttttatttttctgaagactCAGAGAATTGGACATTGAGTCAGATATCCTGTACTTCAGTGGGAGCTGTTCTTGCTCAGTTTGAAACTGAGGAGGAGCTG AACTTTCTGACAAGATACAAAGACATTTTTGACTATTGGATTGGCCTTAGCAGAGAATCATCACATCATGCTTGGAAGTGGACAGACAACTCTAAACTTAATGTCCC ATTTGTCATCCAAGGAACTGGAGAATGTGCCTACCTGACTGACTCTGGAGTTAGTAGTGGCAAGAGATACGTAATTAGAAAAAGGATTTGCAGCAAGACAAATAGTAATGTCTCCATATCCTT AGATGCATTATAA
- the LOC138987956 gene encoding C-type lectin domain family 2 member H-like isoform X3, with protein sequence MTSTEVFLKILETDPTYRENTEAWRSGKDLQKKCLAITSSVTPAKLCWCILIILILVALNVVTLSILLAVRSRETDLQVVYVTCPKGWIGFGNKCFYFSEDSENWTLSQISCTSVGAVLAQFETEEELNFLTRYKDIFDYWIGLSRESSHHAWKWTDNSKLNVPFVIQGTGECAYLTDSGVSSGKRYVIRKRICSKTNSNVSTLTL encoded by the exons ATGACATCAACAGAGGTGTTTTTGAAAATCTTAGAGACAGACCCTACCTATAGAGAGAACACAGAGGCGTGGAGATCTG GCAAAGATCTCCAAAAGAAATGCCTAGCAATTACCTCTTCTGTTACACCTGCCAAGCTTTGCTGGTGCATCCTGATTATTCTTATACTTGTAGCTCTAAATGTGGTGACACTTTCCATTCTTCTGGCAG tgagaagcagagagacagacTTACAAGTTGTGTATGTCACCTGCCCAAAAGGATGGATTGGATTTGGGaataagtgtttttatttttctgaagactCAGAGAATTGGACATTGAGTCAGATATCCTGTACTTCAGTGGGAGCTGTTCTTGCTCAGTTTGAAACTGAGGAGGAGCTG AACTTTCTGACAAGATACAAAGACATTTTTGACTATTGGATTGGCCTTAGCAGAGAATCATCACATCATGCTTGGAAGTGGACAGACAACTCTAAACTTAATGTCCC ATTTGTCATCCAAGGAACTGGAGAATGTGCCTACCTGACTGACTCTGGAGTTAGTAGTGGCAAGAGATACGTAATTAGAAAAAGGATTTGCAGCAAGACAAATAGTAATGTCTC
- the LOC138987956 gene encoding C-type lectin domain family 2 member D11-like isoform X1, with the protein MTSTEVFLKILETDPTYRENTEAWRSGKDLQKKCLAITSSVTPAKLCWCILIILILVALNVVTLSILLAVRSRETDLQVVYVTCPKGWIGFGNKCFYFSEDSENWTLSQISCTSVGAVLAQFETEEELNFLTRYKDIFDYWIGLSRESSHHAWKWTDNSKLNVPFVIQGTGECAYLTDSGVSSGKRYVIRKRICSKTNSNVSISLNTSGPF; encoded by the exons ATGACATCAACAGAGGTGTTTTTGAAAATCTTAGAGACAGACCCTACCTATAGAGAGAACACAGAGGCGTGGAGATCTG GCAAAGATCTCCAAAAGAAATGCCTAGCAATTACCTCTTCTGTTACACCTGCCAAGCTTTGCTGGTGCATCCTGATTATTCTTATACTTGTAGCTCTAAATGTGGTGACACTTTCCATTCTTCTGGCAG tgagaagcagagagacagacTTACAAGTTGTGTATGTCACCTGCCCAAAAGGATGGATTGGATTTGGGaataagtgtttttatttttctgaagactCAGAGAATTGGACATTGAGTCAGATATCCTGTACTTCAGTGGGAGCTGTTCTTGCTCAGTTTGAAACTGAGGAGGAGCTG AACTTTCTGACAAGATACAAAGACATTTTTGACTATTGGATTGGCCTTAGCAGAGAATCATCACATCATGCTTGGAAGTGGACAGACAACTCTAAACTTAATGTCCC ATTTGTCATCCAAGGAACTGGAGAATGTGCCTACCTGACTGACTCTGGAGTTAGTAGTGGCAAGAGATACGTAATTAGAAAAAGGATTTGCAGCAAGACAAATAGTAATGTCTCCATATCCTTAAATACTTCAGGACCCTTTTAG